The following coding sequences are from one Arcobacter nitrofigilis DSM 7299 window:
- a CDS encoding SH3 beta-barrel fold-containing protein: protein MQLSKYKADELINKTRGKIFSCSFIKKDGTIRNIVARLGVHKNLKGGKNGENKTNSLITVFDMLNGGYRMINLETLINLKVRGVYYQIV from the coding sequence ATGCAATTATCAAAATATAAAGCAGATGAATTAATAAATAAGACAAGAGGAAAAATATTTAGCTGTTCATTTATAAAAAAAGATGGAACCATAAGGAATATAGTAGCAAGATTAGGAGTACATAAAAATCTAAAGGGAGGCAAAAATGGTGAAAACAAAACAAATAGTTTAATAACTGTTTTTGATATGTTAAATGGTGGTTATAGAATGATAAACCTTGAAACTCTAATTAATTTAAAAGTTAGAGGTGTTTATTATCAAATAGTATAA
- a CDS encoding efflux RND transporter periplasmic adaptor subunit has translation MNQKNSYFKFLKYSLISIIFSSVLTGCFAGNDEKQVMEKQVVAPMPVSVYKVVLQDIPINLEYPAKIRSVKQVNIVARVSGILENKHFKEGSFVKEGKLLYQIDSSRYEALLKEAQAQKEVEEANLKVATRNWNRISKLFTQNAISQKDRDEALSSYEIAEAKLKLSQATLRKAQIDFNYTNVKATISGMTSFNAQDIGSYVGNNSETMTLTTITQMDPIYAEFSLPDIDLLKKRYGLNNGTWNDIAQAKLAVHIIMPDNSEYKDIGSLDFLDSFVDNETSTIKARATFSNKSNTLIPGLFVRVDIKGLIYKGAIAIPQKALLQDALGSYVLVAKDGKVVKVDVKVGSTYKDKYIIDSGLENQDLVITNNLTKLRPGVLVSASTIKE, from the coding sequence ATGAATCAAAAAAATAGTTATTTTAAATTCTTAAAATATTCACTAATATCTATTATTTTTAGTAGCGTATTAACTGGTTGTTTTGCAGGAAATGATGAAAAACAAGTAATGGAAAAACAAGTAGTAGCTCCAATGCCTGTTTCAGTGTATAAAGTGGTTTTACAAGATATACCAATTAACTTGGAATATCCTGCAAAAATTAGAAGTGTTAAACAAGTTAATATTGTAGCAAGAGTTAGTGGAATTTTAGAAAATAAACACTTTAAAGAGGGAAGTTTTGTAAAAGAAGGCAAGTTGTTATATCAAATTGATTCTTCTCGTTATGAAGCTTTGCTTAAAGAGGCTCAAGCTCAAAAAGAGGTTGAAGAGGCAAATTTAAAAGTAGCTACTAGAAACTGGAATCGAATTAGCAAGTTATTTACACAAAATGCAATAAGTCAAAAAGATAGAGATGAAGCCTTATCAAGTTATGAAATAGCAGAAGCTAAGTTAAAGTTATCACAAGCAACTTTGAGAAAAGCGCAAATTGATTTTAATTATACAAACGTAAAAGCAACAATTAGTGGTATGACAAGTTTTAATGCACAAGATATTGGTAGTTATGTTGGGAATAATAGCGAAACTATGACATTAACAACAATTACACAGATGGATCCTATTTATGCTGAGTTTTCTTTACCTGATATTGATTTACTTAAAAAAAGATATGGCTTAAATAATGGTACTTGGAATGATATTGCTCAAGCGAAATTGGCTGTTCACATAATAATGCCAGATAATAGCGAATATAAAGATATTGGTAGTTTAGATTTTCTTGATAGTTTTGTTGACAATGAAACATCTACAATAAAAGCAAGAGCAACATTTTCTAATAAAAGTAATACTTTAATTCCAGGATTATTTGTAAGAGTAGATATAAAAGGTTTGATTTATAAAGGTGCTATCGCTATTCCACAAAAAGCACTACTTCAAGATGCTTTAGGCTCTTATGTATTAGTTGCAAAAGATGGGAAAGTTGTCAAAGTTGATGTCAAAGTTGGTAGTACATATAAAGATAAATATATTATTGATAGTGGTTTAGAAAATCAAGATTTAGTAATTACTAATAATCTTACAAAGTTACGTCCAGGTGTACTAGTAAGTGCATCGACAATTAAGGAATAA
- a CDS encoding efflux RND transporter permease subunit: MFSKFFINRPIFATVLSLVIIIAGLMGIRGLPIEEYPQVIPPQVTVQATYNGASAETISKTVAAPIEQQINGVEDMIYMSSTASSAGTLQINVYFKIGTDPDQAAVNVNNRVQAALANLPSEVQTQGVTVRKKSESIIEFIALQSPNNSFDQIYMANYALVNILDELKRVEGVGDAALFGNYDYSMRIWMKPDQLSKYNLTPNDVISAISEQNSQFATGRFNQTPSKSTQAFTYTVTTQGRFDKVKEFENIILKSNKDGSTLRIKDVARVELGAKSYDVTATLNGKPMVPIGIFLQSGANALGTAQRVDAVMKKLSKTFPKGLEYKVPYDTTKFIKISVQEVVKTLLEALLLVVLIVYLFLQNIRATIIPVIAIPISIIGTFAGMYVLGYSINLLTLFGLVLAIGIVVDDAIIVIENVERILHTRRDISVKDATIQAMKEVTGPVIAIVLVLCAVFIPVTFMGGFTGSMYQQFAVTIVISVVISGMVALTLTPALCAIFLRKHEPKPFWFMRKFNEFFDRLTNMFTKGVSNVIRHGVISIIIFAALMGITYQLFQKVPSSLVPMEDKGYLISFVNLPPASTLSRTRDVMSEVDNIALKNKNLIDSVVISGYDFISGARKTSSATDFLILKDWDERKDSAQHSMELSKVYNGAFSQIAAASIFTVNPPPIFGLSLTGGFEMYLQDRTGGSLNDLNSVVQKVIDAARKRPELTMVRSTLNTAVPQYEMTLDREKAKSLGISINDVFKTLQSTFGTYYVNDFNLFGRTYQVNVQSDTDFREKPEDMKDVFVRSNSGKLIPISSLVKYKRSIGPDVVDRFNVFTAAKIVGEPAPGYTSGDALKAIEEVVKQTAPQGYVPAWAGTSFQEKAMNGSGTQAFIFGIVFIFLILAAQYERWLMPLAVVTSVPFAVFGAILAVYMRGLSNDIYFQIGLLVLIGLSAKNAILIIEFAMQAQKSGKSVFDATLEAARLRFRPIVMTSLAFTIGVVPLVISSGAGAGSRHAIGTGVLGGMIAATCIAIFFIPLFYNWLARLNTKFTKKGKKHDEE; the protein is encoded by the coding sequence ATGTTTTCTAAATTTTTTATTAATCGTCCAATCTTTGCTACGGTTTTATCTTTGGTGATTATTATTGCAGGTTTAATGGGTATAAGAGGTTTACCAATTGAAGAATACCCTCAAGTAATACCTCCACAAGTTACAGTTCAAGCTACTTATAATGGAGCAAGTGCAGAAACTATTTCTAAAACAGTAGCTGCTCCAATAGAACAACAAATTAATGGTGTTGAAGATATGATTTATATGTCTTCTACTGCTTCATCAGCTGGTACATTACAAATTAATGTTTATTTTAAAATTGGTACAGATCCAGATCAAGCTGCTGTTAATGTAAATAATAGAGTACAAGCTGCTTTGGCTAATTTACCAAGTGAAGTACAAACTCAAGGGGTAACTGTTCGTAAAAAGTCTGAATCTATTATAGAATTTATTGCTTTGCAATCTCCAAATAATTCTTTTGATCAAATTTATATGGCTAATTATGCTTTAGTTAATATTCTTGATGAATTAAAAAGAGTTGAAGGTGTTGGTGATGCAGCGCTATTTGGTAATTATGATTATTCAATGCGTATTTGGATGAAACCTGATCAATTATCTAAATATAATCTTACACCAAATGATGTGATTTCAGCTATATCAGAACAAAATTCACAATTTGCAACAGGAAGATTTAATCAAACACCCTCTAAATCAACTCAAGCATTTACTTACACTGTTACTACTCAAGGTAGATTTGACAAGGTAAAAGAGTTCGAAAATATTATTTTAAAATCAAATAAAGATGGTTCAACTCTTCGAATTAAAGATGTGGCAAGAGTAGAACTAGGTGCTAAATCTTATGACGTTACAGCAACACTTAATGGTAAACCAATGGTACCTATTGGAATATTTTTACAATCAGGAGCAAATGCTTTAGGTACTGCACAAAGAGTTGATGCAGTCATGAAAAAATTATCAAAAACTTTTCCTAAAGGTTTAGAATACAAAGTGCCTTATGATACTACAAAATTTATCAAAATATCTGTACAAGAAGTGGTTAAAACGCTTTTAGAGGCATTATTATTAGTTGTATTAATTGTATATCTTTTTTTACAAAATATTAGAGCAACTATTATTCCTGTTATTGCTATTCCTATTTCTATTATTGGTACATTTGCAGGAATGTATGTACTTGGGTATTCAATCAATCTTTTAACACTTTTTGGACTGGTTCTGGCTATTGGTATTGTTGTGGATGATGCTATTATTGTTATTGAAAATGTTGAACGAATTTTGCATACGAGACGTGATATTTCAGTTAAAGATGCCACTATTCAAGCAATGAAAGAGGTAACTGGACCGGTTATTGCTATTGTACTTGTTCTTTGTGCTGTATTTATTCCAGTTACATTTATGGGTGGATTTACAGGGTCAATGTATCAACAATTTGCAGTTACAATTGTAATTTCAGTTGTAATTTCAGGTATGGTAGCCTTAACATTAACTCCTGCTTTATGTGCAATTTTTTTAAGAAAACATGAACCCAAACCATTTTGGTTTATGAGAAAGTTCAATGAATTTTTTGATCGTCTTACTAATATGTTTACAAAAGGTGTGAGTAATGTAATTCGTCATGGAGTTATAAGTATTATTATATTTGCTGCCTTAATGGGAATTACATATCAACTTTTCCAAAAAGTGCCATCAAGTCTTGTACCAATGGAAGATAAGGGTTATTTAATTTCTTTTGTTAATTTACCACCAGCTTCTACTTTAAGTCGTACGCGTGATGTTATGAGTGAAGTTGACAATATAGCTTTAAAAAATAAAAACTTGATTGATTCAGTTGTTATTTCAGGATATGATTTTATTAGTGGAGCAAGAAAAACGAGTTCAGCAACAGACTTTCTTATATTAAAAGATTGGGATGAAAGAAAAGATTCTGCTCAACACTCCATGGAGTTAAGTAAAGTATACAATGGTGCTTTTTCACAAATTGCAGCTGCGAGTATCTTTACTGTAAATCCACCTCCAATTTTTGGATTAAGTCTTACAGGTGGATTTGAAATGTATTTACAAGATAGAACAGGTGGTTCGTTAAATGACTTAAATAGTGTTGTTCAAAAAGTAATCGATGCTGCAAGAAAACGACCAGAATTAACTATGGTAAGAAGTACACTAAACACAGCTGTTCCACAATATGAAATGACACTTGATCGTGAAAAAGCAAAATCATTAGGAATTTCTATTAATGATGTATTTAAAACACTTCAATCAACTTTTGGTACATATTATGTAAATGATTTTAATTTATTTGGTAGAACATATCAAGTAAATGTTCAATCAGATACAGATTTTAGAGAAAAACCTGAAGATATGAAAGATGTATTTGTTAGATCAAATTCTGGAAAATTGATTCCTATTAGCTCTTTAGTAAAATATAAACGTAGCATTGGACCTGATGTTGTTGATAGATTTAATGTATTTACTGCAGCAAAAATTGTTGGAGAACCTGCTCCTGGATATACATCAGGAGATGCTTTAAAAGCTATAGAGGAAGTTGTAAAACAAACAGCACCACAGGGTTATGTTCCTGCTTGGGCTGGAACATCATTTCAAGAAAAGGCGATGAATGGAAGTGGAACACAAGCCTTTATTTTTGGTATTGTATTTATTTTCTTGATTCTTGCAGCTCAATATGAAAGATGGTTAATGCCACTTGCAGTTGTAACTTCTGTACCATTTGCAGTTTTTGGTGCAATTTTAGCTGTTTATATGAGAGGGTTAAGTAATGATATTTATTTTCAAATTGGACTATTAGTATTGATTGGATTATCAGCTAAAAATGCCATATTAATTATTGAATTTGCAATGCAAGCTCAAAAAAGTGGTAAATCAGTTTTTGATGCAACATTAGAGGCAGCACGTTTAAGATTTAGACCTATTGTTATGACTTCACTTGCTTTTACTATTGGAGTTGTTCCTTTAGTAATTAGTTCAGGGGCAGGAGCGGGAAGTAGACATGCCATTGGTACAGGTGTTCTTGGAGGAATGATTGCAGCAACATGCATTGCAATATTTTTTATTCCACTTTTCTATAATTGGTTAGCTCGATTAAATACAAAATTTACAAAAAAAGGAAAAAAACATGATGAAGAATAA
- a CDS encoding DUF5334 family protein, with amino-acid sequence MRYYFLSLIIFVPLFAWDGYDYDKDSYVEIGKDNLVRSGKDIEYYDYNDSQYKDAEVQSIQDNGSSVEVEVYDYENNEYRTFEMDK; translated from the coding sequence ATGAGATATTATTTTTTATCCTTGATTATATTTGTTCCATTATTTGCATGGGATGGTTATGATTACGACAAAGACTCATATGTAGAAATAGGGAAAGATAATCTTGTTAGAAGTGGTAAAGATATTGAATACTATGATTATAATGATAGTCAATATAAAGATGCGGAAGTTCAAAGCATACAAGATAATGGAAGTAGTGTTGAAGTAGAGGTTTATGATTATGAAAACAACGAATATAGAACATTTGAAATGGATAAATAG
- a CDS encoding winged helix-turn-helix transcriptional regulator translates to MIELNGKQYKCSCNIPMEIVDDKWKFLILWNLSIKPLRISELSERIPDTSQRTINRKLKSLEEVSLIKRVVFPEVPPKVEYSLTIHGERLVEIFETMRKWGDQYAENMGGKIE, encoded by the coding sequence ATGATTGAACTAAATGGAAAACAATATAAATGTTCATGCAATATTCCTATGGAGATAGTTGATGATAAATGGAAGTTTCTAATACTTTGGAATTTATCAATTAAACCATTGAGAATTAGCGAATTATCCGAAAGAATTCCAGATACTTCACAAAGAACAATCAATAGAAAGTTAAAATCTCTAGAAGAAGTATCCTTAATAAAAAGAGTTGTATTTCCAGAAGTTCCACCTAAAGTCGAATATTCACTTACAATTCATGGAGAAAGACTTGTTGAAATATTTGAAACAATGAGAAAATGGGGAGACCAATATGCTGAAAATATGGGAGGGAAAATAGAATAA
- a CDS encoding efflux transporter outer membrane subunit: MMKNNLILFSLVSVLLAGCSLSPKLQVPKMDFPQESSLNSNENKTLIDNTWWEKYKDKRLSLLIDEAFKNNYNLQETMLNISLARAILTSSTSDRYPSLNLGADGEKTRTSANTFQNSKHNTYNDFSLSGVLSYEVDLWGKVREAQKASKALLISSYAQKDTVKLALASNVADSYFILISLYEKLDVIQKAVNAKEESLKISNSQYSSGLITQNILFQKKAELNRVQLLENEIKQSINLQESALATLIGKSPKEIINFKNENFAKKLPNDIVVPSNLSSDILNKRPDIQEAEQKLIATNSQIGVAKAEYFPSISLSGMLGYESLQLTNLVGPKSGTNSYGGNISMPFLNWGKVKANVQTAKTNKELAILAYRQTVQLAFQEVYDALNTRHSLSERLVQQTNYEKNLEEIYKIAQKQYKNGYTDYINLKDAQYDFLISQLDTITTKQALLSSGLTVYKSLGGGWSKDFFLKQVKE; the protein is encoded by the coding sequence ATGATGAAGAATAATCTTATACTTTTCTCTTTAGTGTCAGTGCTTCTTGCAGGATGTTCTTTATCTCCTAAACTTCAAGTTCCAAAAATGGATTTTCCACAAGAATCTAGTTTAAATTCAAATGAAAATAAAACTTTAATTGATAATACTTGGTGGGAAAAGTATAAGGATAAAAGACTTTCGTTATTAATAGATGAAGCTTTTAAAAATAACTATAATCTACAAGAGACAATGTTAAATATCTCTTTAGCAAGAGCAATTTTAACAAGTAGTACTTCAGATAGATATCCAAGTCTTAATCTTGGAGCTGATGGGGAAAAAACAAGAACTAGTGCAAATACATTTCAAAATAGTAAACACAATACTTATAATGACTTTTCATTAAGTGGTGTTTTAAGTTATGAAGTTGATTTATGGGGAAAAGTTAGAGAAGCACAAAAAGCTTCAAAAGCTTTATTGATTTCTTCTTATGCTCAAAAAGATACAGTAAAATTAGCACTAGCTTCAAATGTAGCAGATAGTTATTTTATTTTAATCAGTTTGTATGAAAAACTTGATGTAATACAAAAGGCAGTAAATGCAAAAGAGGAGAGTTTAAAAATTTCTAATAGCCAATATTCTTCTGGTTTGATTACACAAAATATTTTATTTCAGAAAAAAGCAGAGCTTAACAGAGTTCAATTATTAGAAAATGAGATTAAACAATCAATTAATTTGCAAGAGAGTGCTCTTGCAACATTGATTGGTAAATCTCCTAAAGAAATTATAAATTTTAAAAATGAAAATTTTGCAAAAAAATTGCCTAATGATATTGTTGTACCTTCTAATTTATCATCTGATATTTTAAACAAAAGACCAGATATTCAGGAAGCCGAACAAAAATTAATAGCAACTAATTCTCAAATTGGTGTTGCAAAAGCTGAATATTTTCCTTCAATCTCATTATCTGGAATGTTAGGGTATGAAAGCCTTCAATTAACTAATTTAGTAGGACCAAAATCCGGAACTAATAGTTATGGGGGAAATATTTCTATGCCATTTTTAAATTGGGGGAAAGTTAAAGCTAATGTACAAACTGCTAAAACAAACAAAGAATTAGCAATATTGGCTTATAGACAAACTGTTCAATTGGCATTTCAAGAGGTATATGATGCTTTAAATACAAGACACTCATTATCAGAACGATTAGTGCAACAAACTAACTATGAAAAGAACTTAGAAGAGATTTATAAAATTGCACAAAAGCAGTATAAGAATGGCTATACAGACTATATAAATCTTAAAGATGCCCAATATGATTTTCTTATATCTCAATTAGACACTATAACAACAAAACAAGCACTATTAAGTTCAGGCTTAACTGTTTATAAAAGTTTAGGTGGTGGATGGAGTAAAGATTTCTTTTTAAAACAAGTAAAAGAATAG
- a CDS encoding DUF3124 domain-containing protein, with amino-acid sequence MKNRISLLKIIAFIFLFAFIVTGCTENEANKKKPKEYSHFYPSERIKTNIDRHETVYVPVYSHVYTSDEKYELMGITLSIRNTDFNQNMWINKISYYSTKGELLEAYVSKPHILKPMASIDFVVDLNDIRGGSGANFIVEWEGSKTLSNPIVQAVMVNNSGNKAFSFITNGENLK; translated from the coding sequence TTGAAAAATAGAATTAGTTTACTAAAAATAATTGCATTTATTTTTTTATTTGCATTTATTGTAACTGGCTGTACGGAAAATGAGGCTAATAAAAAGAAGCCAAAAGAGTACTCTCACTTCTATCCTTCTGAAAGAATTAAGACAAATATAGATAGACATGAAACTGTATATGTACCTGTATATTCTCATGTTTACACATCTGATGAAAAATATGAGCTAATGGGAATTACACTTAGTATTAGAAATACTGACTTTAACCAAAATATGTGGATAAATAAAATATCTTATTATAGTACAAAAGGAGAACTTCTCGAAGCATATGTTTCAAAGCCACATATATTAAAACCTATGGCTTCAATTGATTTTGTTGTAGATTTAAATGACATAAGAGGCGGATCAGGAGCTAATTTTATTGTAGAATGGGAAGGTTCAAAAACTCTATCAAACCCAATAGTTCAGGCTGTTATGGTAAATAACTCTGGAAATAAAGCTTTTTCTTTTATTACTAACGGAGAAAATTTAAAATAA